TCCTGCTCTGGCCCGGCCTTGTCAAGCCGGCGCTGACGATTCGCGCCACGATGGAGATGTTCGGCCAGACGCGCGAGCTGTCGAACGAGACGCGGAGCGTCGTCGGCGCGGTGCGGAGCCTGCACCAGTCGGGCAACGACTTCGTGGCCGGGCTGATCGTGGTATTCAGCATCCTGATCCCGGTGACGAAGGCGGCGCTACTGATCCCGATCTTCACGCTGCGCAACGCCGCGCAGCGCATCCGGCTCTTTCGTTTCGTGCGCGCCATCAGCAAGTGGTCGATGGCCGACGTCTTTGCCGTGGGGATGCTGATCGCGCTGCTCGCCGCCAAGGGCACCGCCAATCTCTCGGCGGTGGCCGGGCAGGGCTTCTACTTCTTTGCCGCGTACTGCCTCGTCTCCAACCTCGCCTTCCAGCTTCTCGAGCTCGACGACCCGCAGGCTACTTCTTCGGCGTGATCTTAAACTTCGCCACCGGTTGACCGGCGAGGTTCACCAGCCCTTCCAGCGCACCATCGGCACCGAGCTTCGCGTCGTGCTCCAGCAACTTGGGGCCGGTGGAGGTCGCGCCTGCGGCTGCCGCCGTCGCCGCCGCGACCGTCACGCGGAACTGCACGCGTGCGCCAGTGCGCACCACGTTGGAGATGGTCCCGCTCCCCTGCCCCGGCACCATCGCCGTGCCACCCAATCCACTTGGTACTGTCACAAATGTGTAGCTCACCGGCGCCACGATCGAGCTGTCGCCGAACGGCACGGTGACGCTCCCGACCCAGGTGCCGACGAGCGCGGCGGCGGATGGCTCAGCGGCTGGCTTCTGGGCCAACGCGGGCGTGGCGAGGGTCAGGAGGAATGCAGCGGCGAGCCGAGAGATGGCGGAGGCAGGACGACGGGACATGGGGCAACTCACGCGGGCTGAAGGGGACGGGGGCCGACGAGTTGGAATCGCATGCAATATGGGACGGATCGGTCGGGGGGAGAACCACAGCCAGGGGGAGCCACGGCGGCTAGGGTCTCGCCTGGTACTTCTCAAGATGCCAAAAATCATCGTCCGGCGTCTGCCGCGCGACGTAGATCACGCCGCGGCCGAAACCGATCACGTGCGAGTGCGGTTTCAGGACCGCCCGACCGGTGAGAGTCCCCGTCTTGTCGAAGATGTCGTACTTCGGCAGCGAGTCATTCCAGTCACGAAGGCGCGGCACCCAGAGTTCCCCCTCCGTTGAGGCACGGAGTTGGGACATGAGGCCATCGACGGGGGGGAGCACGGCTGGAAACATGTCATCCTGCGCGGGGAACTGACTCTTCGACCACCACGTCCGGTAGGCGCTGGTGACCTTGATCGGCTGGTACTTCACGACCGGCCCGACGATTCGCTTCCCCGCTGGGGTGACAACGTCCACCCGATAGGGGGCCTGATTGACGATCGCGACGCTGCCATCCAAGAGTGGCATCCAGTCTGGTCGCATCGGGAAGAGCTCGGGAGCGGCGAGGATTTCCCCACCCATTCTCCCGTCGGGGAGCTTCCGCATCGGCGTGGGCTGCACGCGCACCAGCTGTTGCCATGCGAGAACTGCCACCGTCTTGGTCGCCGGGTCCCACCGCTCGATGGGAAGTGAATCGCGCCCCGCTGCTGCGGCACGCCCTCGGCGATACGCGCGGCCCTGGGGGTCGAAGCCGCGGATCATGCCCGGGATCACTCCGGTGGTCTGCAGCTCGAATCCCG
The DNA window shown above is from Gemmatimonadota bacterium and carries:
- a CDS encoding paraquat-inducible protein A — translated: MSLRNRLAIALAIGSVILLWPGLVKPALTIRATMEMFGQTRELSNETRSVVGAVRSLHQSGNDFVAGLIVVFSILIPVTKAALLIPIFTLRNAAQRIRLFRFVRAISKWSMADVFAVGMLIALLAAKGTANLSAVAGQGFYFFAAYCLVSNLAFQLLELDDPQATSSA